The following proteins are co-located in the Malassezia restricta chromosome II, complete sequence genome:
- a CDS encoding U3 small nucleolar RNA-associated protein 11, translating to MALRNYVQRRNHKERSQPQHRKHLGLLEKHKDYVQRARAHHINRDKLQRLRQKAADRNQDEFYTGMIGKKTQHGVHMSSRGNEAMDNDIVALLKTQDAGYLRKQLISERKKYKALVEDIAPRVPGMRLAFLEKKRDLADTLKRANLLDEKAMASKRQERVQGAGTKTKWVDNTEELQAYASKSKSKSEKSSLTQSDKMGEIQLGIKIRELASRQHRLNALSEAAQKLDTVRALMRTRGSHAVSKKKLDEMKDAVSKKGARVTANGLALDENDDDDDDDLHERSKPKYYKWSNERKK from the coding sequence ATGGCGCTTCGAAACTATGTTCAGCGGCGAAATCACAAGGAGCGCAGTCAACCACAGCATAGGAAGCACCTGGGTCTGCTAGAAAAGCATAAAGATTATGTtcagcgtgcgcgtgccCATCATATCAATCGTGACAAGCTACAACGACTGCGACAGAAAGCGGCTGATCGAAATCAAGATGAGTTTTACACGGGAATGATCGGGAAAAAGACACAGCACGGTGTACATATGAGCTCGCGTGGAAATGAAGCAATGGACAATGATATTGTGGCTCTCTTGAAGACGCAAGACGCTGGTTACCTGCGTAAACAACTCATATCCGAACGGAAAAAGTACAAGGCTTTGGTCGAGGATATTGCTCCTCGTGTTCCTGGTATGCGTCTTGCTTTTTTAGAAAAAAAGAGAGACTTGGCGGATACCTTAAAGCGTGCTAATCTCTTGGACGAAAAGGCAATGGCGTCAAAGCGTCAAGAGCGAGTTCAGGGTGCAGGTACAAAGACCAAGTGGGTCGATAATACCGAAGAGCTACAGGCATATGCATCTAAAAGCAAATCCAAGTCAGAGAAGAGCTCATTGACACAGTCCGACAAGATGGGTGAAATACAGCTAGGTATAAAAATTCGCGAACTAGCATCACGCCAACATCGTTTGAATGCGCTGAGTGAAGCGGCCCAAAAACTAGACACTGTGCGTGCGTTGATGCGTACCCGAGGATCCCATGCCGTGTCAAAGAAAAAACTGGACGAAATGAAGGATGCCGTGAGTAAAAAGGGTGCGCGTGTCACGGCCAACGGACTAGCGCTCGATGAGaatgatgacgacgatgacgacgacctGCATGAAAGATCCAAACCTAAATACTATAAATGGTCGAATGAGCGCAAAAAGTAA
- a CDS encoding 26S proteasome non-ATPase regulatory subunit 9, translating into MPDSVRQDVLRLLDKRKDIETELRHQRDILEANHVTMSTNVLDAEGFPRSDLDIPTIRAAKSQIRCLLHDRELINAKLEALLPSALRHGVTLDTSSSSLPKTDHHIPPPHQLAIRSVQRNSPAATAGLEAGDLLVSWDDLRPLSAMHLSQLPSRVKEGVPIILEVNRTLTNGVTMSLKLTLIPSSQWDGRGLLGCHIVPVGT; encoded by the coding sequence ATGCCAGACTCTGTCCGACAGGATGTGCTCAGACTCTTGGACAAACGCAAAGATATTGAAACTGAACTAAGACATCAGCGTGACATTTTGGAGGCTAACCATGTCACCATGTCGACAAATGTGCTCGACGCAGAAGGATTTCCACGTTCGGACCTCGATATACCCACGATTCGCGCTGCCAAAAGTCAAATACGCTGTCTACTGCATGATAGAGAGCTGATCAACGCAAAGCTAGAGGCCTTACTTCCTAGCGCACTACGTCATGGAGTTACTTTGGACACTAGCTCATCCTCTTTACCTAAAACTGACCATCATATCCCCCCGCCGCATCAACTTGCTATTCGAAGCGTCCAAAGAAACAGTCCTGCTGCCACAGCAGGTCTGGAGGCAGGTGATTTGTTGGTAAGCTGGGACGATCTGCGTCCTCTCTCCGCCATGCACTTATCGCAGCTGCCATCGCGTGTCAAAGAGGGTGTGCCAATCATCCTTGAAGTCAATCGAACACTCACGAACGGGGTAACTATGAGCTTAAAGCTCACTCTGATCCCATCATCCCAGTGGGATGGCCGTGGCCTTCTCGGCTGCCATATTGTGCCTGTAGGAACATAG
- a CDS encoding S-(hydroxymethyl)glutathione dehydrogenase/alcohol dehydrogenase gives MSTEGKTITCKAAIAWEANKPLSVEDVHVAPPREGEVRVRVTFTGLCHTDVYTLSGGDPEGAFPSILGHEGAGVVESTGEGVTDVRPGDNVILLYTAECRKCKFCTSGKTNLCQAVRATQGQGVMPDGTKRFTSARTGQELFHFMGTSTFSQYTVVSQYSLVAVDPKAPMDRTCLLGCGVTTGYGAAVYTAKIEPQSTVAIWGMGCVGLAVAYGAKERGAKRIIAIDMNPAKEAWAKAFGATEFINPKDVPRVEGGDAMVQHLVAITDGGLDYTFDCTGNIHVMRTALEACHKGWGVSTIIGVAKSGEEISTRPFQLVTGRKWQGSAFGGVKGRTQLPGIVNRYLQGDFKVDEYVTHREPLSRINEGLEHMHEGQCIRCVIDLA, from the coding sequence ATGTCCACGGAAGGAAAGACGATTACTTGCAAGGCCGCCATTGCGTGGGAAGCGAACAAGCCTTTGAGCGTAGAAGATGTGCACGTTGCACCGCCTCGTGAAGGTGaagtgcgtgtgcgcgtgACCTTTACGGGCCTGTGCCATACGGATGTATACACCCTGTCTGGTGGCGACCCCGAGGGTGCCTTTCCCTCCATCCTGGGCCATGAAGGCGCGGGTGTGGTCGAGTCCACCGGTGAGGGCGTGACGGACGTGCGCCCTGGCGACAATGTGATCCTGCTCTACACGGCCGAATGCCGCAAGTGCAAGTTTTGCACGTCGGGTAAGACGAATCTGTGCCaggctgtgcgtgcgacACAGGGCCAGGGTGTGATGCCAGATGGCACGAAGCGGTTTACATCGGCACGCACGGGACAGGAGCTCTTCCATTTCATGGGCACATCGACATTCAGTCAGTACACGGTCGTGTCGCAGTACTCGCTCGTGGCTGTGGACCCCAAGGCTCCGATGGACCGAACGTGCCTGCTGGGCTGTGGCGTCACGACTGGGTACGGTGCGGCCGTCTATACGGCCAAGATTGAACCTCAATCAACGGTCGCGATCTGGGGTATGGGCTGCGTCGGTCTTGCCGTAGCGTATGGTGCGAAGGAGCGCGgtgccaagcgcatcattGCCATTGACATGAATCCGGCCAAGGAAGCGTGGGCCAAAGCGTTTGGCGCGACTGAGTTTATCAACCCGAAGGACGTGCCACGTGTCGAAGGCGGTGATGCGATGGTGCAGCATCTCGTTGCGATCACCGACGGCGGTCTCGACTACACGTTTGACTGCACGGGCAACATACATgtgatgcgcacggccttggAGGCGTGCCACAAGGGATGGGGTGTATCGACGATCATTGGTGTGGCCAAGTCCGGCGAGGAAATCTCGACGCGGCCTTTCCAGCTTGTGACGGGCCGCAAGTGGCAAGGCTCGGCGTTTGGTGGTGTCAAGGGCCGGACGCAGTTGCCTGGTATTGTGAACCGCTACCTGCAGGGTGACTTCAAGGTCGATGAATACGTGACGCACCGCGAGCCGCTCAGCCGTATCAACGAGGGCCTGGAACACATGCACGAAGGCCAATGCATTCGTTGTGTCATAGACCTTGCGTAG
- a CDS encoding carbohydrate kinase — MYFVGIDVGTGSVRAALVSHAGEIFAQASRPIQTWTYEEDSRLYEQSSAQIWHALAECVRTLVEQSRVRPEEVHGIGFDATCSLVAVQNVTGQPHCITPQHLPQNSERNVILWADHRAEDEARLINAVHHKVLDYVGGTMSLEMEMPKILWLQRHWPARTFQDTEFFDLPDYLTFRATDSRARSNCSLVCKCGYIPPGTAGSDIGWQPDFLARIGLDSLGPGYEALGGIPGRGGLVLTAGMPVGAGLSERAASELGLLPHTPVASAVIDAYAGWVGTAAAPSLEQEARFTSLRDAQTRLVAIAGTSTCYCIQSEAGVHVPGVWGPYQHAVFPHRWMNEGGQSSTGQLIDTVLQTHPAYATALAEATSRNLSVFTLLEEALDAQMEAAGMQRTSPSSYALLVRHMHMYPDFHGNRSPLADSTLRGMLSGLDLDRSRADLARKYVLTLEAIALQTRHIVDEMNHSGHRIEAMYLSGGGQARNLIYAHLLADVCGLRIQVPTEASASVTVGSAILGQLAAHVTQEQTRAPRTAQPVLSSQTDAVACAEAQAERLWHMMAASTKPGHSIQPTTDVKLRRLFDVKYRIFLECIDTQRRWRAEVDAALA, encoded by the coding sequence ATGTATTTTGTGGGTATCGACGTGGGAACCGGCTCGGTTCGCGCCGCGTTGGTATCGCATGCGGGCGAGATTTTTGCACAGGCTTCACGTCCGATACAGACATGGACATATGAAGAGGATAGTCGTCTCTACGAACAGTCTTCGGCACAGATCTGGCACGCCTTGGCTGAGTGTGTGCGCACCTTGGTCGAACAGAGTCGAGTTCGGCCTGAAGAGGTACATGGCATTGGCTTTGATGCTACATGCAGCCTCGTCGCCGTGCAAAACGTAACGGGACAGCCACACTGCATTACGCCACAGCATCTACCCCAAAATTCAGAGCGCAATGTGATATTATGGGCGGATCACCGCGCcgaagacgaggcgcggcTAATCAATGCTGTGCACCACAAAGTGCTCGACTATGTGGGTGGCACCATGTCACTCGAAATGGAAATGCCCAAGATTCTGTGGCTGCAACGACATTGGCCCGCTCGTACGTTCCAAGACACGGAGTTCTTCGACCTGCCCGACTACCTCACGTTCCGTGCCACTGATTCACGAGCGCGTTCAAATTGTAGTCTGGTTTGCAAGTGTGGCTACATCCCACCTGGCACCGCAGGCAGCGACATCGGCTGGCAGCCTGACTTTCTGGCGCGAATCGGCCTCGACAGCTTGGGTCCAGGGTACGAGGCCCTGGGCGGAATTCCTGGACGCGGTGGACTTGTGTTGACCGCCGGTATGCCTGTTGGTGCAGGTTTATCCGAGCGCGCAGCCTCTGAACTTGGTCTACTGCCGCACACGCCCGTCGCTTCCGCGGTCATTGATGCGTATGCTGGCTGggtcggcacggcggcggcccCGTCTCTGGAACAAGAAGCACGTTTTACATCCCTGCGCGATGCACAGACTCGCCTGGTGGCGATCGCCGgcaccagcacctgctATTGTATTCAAAGCGAAGCGGGCGTGCACGTACCAGGCGTTTGGGGCCCATACCAACATGCTGTGTTCCCACATCGCTGGATGAACGAAGGTGGTCAAAGCAGCACGGGCCAGCTCATCGACACTGTGCTCCAAACGCATCCGGCCTACGCCACTGCCCTGGCCGAGGCCACATCACGGAATCTGTCGGTGTTTACGCTGCTGGAGGAGGCACTCGATGCCCAGATGGAAGCAGCTGGCATGCAACGCACGTCGCCTTCGAGCTatgcgctgctggtacGCCACATGCACATGTACCCTGACTTTCACGGCAATCGCTCGCCCTTGGCCGActcgacgctgcgtggtATGCTAAGCGGCCTAGACCTTGATCGCTCTCGCGCTGATCTTGCTCGAAAGTATGTGTTGACGCTGGAAGCCATTGCGCTCCAAACGCGCCACATTGTGGACGAGATGAACCACAGTGGTCATCGCATCGAGGCCATGTACCTATCAGGTGGCGGCCAGGCACGCAATTTGATTTATGCTCACTTGCTAGCCGACGTGTGTGGTCTGCGCATTCAGGTGCCTACGGAGGCATCGGCGAGCGTGACGGTCGGCTCAGCCATCCTCGGGCAgctcgctgcgcacgtTACACAGGAGCAGACACGAGCGCCAAGAACGGCACAGCCCGTACTGAGCTCTCAGACAGATGCCGTGGCGtgtgccgaggcgcaggcagaACGCCTATGGCACATGATGGCTGCCTCGACGAAGCCAGGCCACTCAATTCAGCCCACGACCGATGTCAAGCTACGCAGGCTATTCGATGTCAAATACCGCATATTCCTGGAATGCATCGACACacagcggcgctggcgtgcCGAGGTAGACGCGGCATTAGCTTAG
- a CDS encoding ceramide glucosyltransferase, with protein sequence MTWWDVLRALTSAVALVWYVVLWGVCILGYTVSKKLFEHSWPRSPLSSANAESVPGVSILRPLAGLDCNLFTNLCSTFEQRYPYDSYEVILSVRSADDQALGVARRVQERYPHVSSTILVGDVEAGVNPKINNLVRSYAAAKYDIIWVVDSQVWLSSDAMGRAVDALTMPPTRPSPHWLHRVPHGHRVGLVHHVPLGVLPADTLASHVERVFLSTTHAKMYLAINAVAVDSCVMGKSNMYRKSDLERVPDTFFHYAQDAQSSIGSRAFDDHDVTHAESGALAHARALARFGIYLAEDNMLALSLWRPPVQLAHRVSPGDVAQVAVGDINTLAEYAKRRMRWIRVRRHMVPMATYLEPFTESILAGVCGWYAVRVLLLNAIIHSPLQAWLACALFFALHWAAWYYVDMSVLLALRHGEPLPEAEQRYVFVAWCVRELLAFPIWAWAMLGHTVTWRGRRYRILRDARAAAAETDAADASLLSD encoded by the coding sequence ATGACGTGGTGGGATGTCTTGCGCGCGCTCACATCCGCTGTGGCACTTGTGTGGTATGTGGTGCTATGGGGAGTTTGTATCCTAGGATATACTGTATCCAAGAAGCTCTTTGAGCATTCTTGGCCGCGTTCGCCCTTGTCGTCTGCCAATGCTGAGAGTGTGCCAGGTGTGTCAATATTGCGACCCTTGGCGGGGCTTGACTGCAACCTGTTCACCAACTTGTGCTCCACATTTGAGCAGCGCTATCCCTATGATAGCTATGAGGTGATCCTTAGCGTGCGGAGTGCAGATGATCAAGCACTAGGtgtggcgcgtcgtgttcAAGAGCGGTACCCGCAcgtgtcgagcacgatTCTTGTGGGTGATGTCGAGGCTGGTGTGAATCCCAAAATCAACAATCTCGTGCGCTCATATGCGGCTGCGAAGTACGACATTATATGGGTCGTCGATAGCCAAGTGTGGCTGAGCTCCGATGCTATGGGCCGCGCGGTCGATGCCTTGACGATGCCTCCCACGAGGCCTTCACCCCATTGGTTACATCGTGTGCCTCATGGTCATCGAGTTGGTCTCGTGCAtcatgtgccgctgggcGTGTTGCCGGCTGATACGCTAGCTTCACATGTGGAACGCGTGTTTCTTAGTACAACGCATGCCAAGATGTACCTGGCCATCAACGCAGTAGCGGTGGACAGCTGCGTAATGGGCAAGAGCAACATGTACCGCAAGAGTGACTTGGAGCGTGTCCCTGATACCTTTTTCCACTATGCGCAGGACGCTCAGTCGAGTATTGGAAGTCGCGCGTTCGACGACCATGATGTAACTCATGCCGAAAGTGGCGCTCTGGCTCATGCTCGTGCTCTCGCGCGGTTTGGCATTTATCTTGCTGAAGACAATATGCTGGCGTTGAGCTTGTGGCGTCCACCAGTGCAATTAGCCCATCGTGTCTCACCGGGCGACGTGGCACAAGTCGCTGTAGGCGATATCAATACGCTCGCCGAGTATGCCAagcgacgcatgcgctggattcgcgtgcgtcggcatATGGTCCCGATGGCTACGTACCTTGAGCCTTTTACCGAGAGTATCTTGGCCGGTGTTTGCGGATGGTAtgctgtgcgtgtgcttTTGCTGAACGCTATCATCCATTCACCGCTACAGGCATGGCTGGCCTGTGCCTTGTTTTTTGCGCTGCATTGGGCGGCATGGTACTATGTCGACATGAGCGTACTTCTGGCGCTTCGTCATGGGGAGCCGCTCCCagaggccgagcagcgtTACGTATTTGTCGCGTGGTGCGTCCGAGAACTGCTGGCCTTTCCTATCTGGGCATGGGCTATGCTTGGCCACACCGTGACTTGGCGTGGCCGCCGCTACCGCATTCtccgcgatgcacgcgcagccGCTGCAGAAACGGACGCCGCTGACGCATCTCTGCTATCCGACTAA
- a CDS encoding ubiquitin-conjugating enzyme E2 I — protein MSGICRTRLQEERKQWRRDHPFGFYARPEKEADGSLNLLVWEVGIPGKANTPWEGGVYKLKMYFPEEYPSKPPKCKFTPPLFHPNVFPSGTVCLSILDEEKSWKPAITIKQILLGIQDLLNDPNPGDPAQADAFHLFKQDRAAYERRVRQIARELVAQGQAG, from the exons ATGTCAGGCATTTGTCGTACCAG ACTGCAAGAAGAAAGAAAGCAGTGGCGTAGAGACCACCCATTT GGATTCTATGCACGTCCTGAAAAGGAAGCAGATGGGTCGCTGAATTTGCTTGTGTGGGAAGTTGGTATCCCCGGAAAAGCCAAC ACACCGTGGGAAGGTGGTGTGTACAAATTGAAGATGTATTTCCCCGAGGAGTACCCGTCCAAGCCACCCAAGT GCAAGTTTACCCCTCCTTTGTTCCATCCCAACGTGTTTCCATCCGGTACAGTATGCCTATCTATCTTGGATGAAGAAAAGAGCTGGAAGCCGGCTATTACTATCAAACAGATCCTTCTGGGTATTCAAGACCTACTCAATGATCCAAACCCCGGTGATCCCGCTCAGGCAGACGCTTTCCATCTCTTCAAACAAGACCGAGCAGCATACGA GCGCCGCGTACGGCAGATAGCGCGAGAGCTGGTAGCCCAAGGACAAGCTGGATAG
- a CDS encoding tropomyosin gives MDRIKEKLNLLRAEADAAIERAEVAEARNKELEQDNLSKEQEISSLQHKLSVVENDLEAAETKLSEAKVGKEEGESHKSNVDILQRRIDMLEEQLDTTDKSLKETTEQLRLTDVRAEQLERQIQGAEQERDQWEQKYEEANEKYQVSKRELDEVVQQMESL, from the exons ATG GACCGCATCAAAGAGAAACTGAATTTGCTGCGCGCTGAGGCTGATGCCGCTATTGAGCGTGCTGAAGTGGCGGAGGCACGCAACAAGGAGCTCGAGCAAGACAATCTCTCCAAGGAGCAAGAAATCTCGAGTTTACAACACAAGCTTTCGGTTGTTGAAAACGATCTTGAAGCGGCTGAGACGAAGCTTTCTGAAGCCAAGGTAGGCAAGGAAGAGGGCGAAAGCCACAAGTCGAATGTGGAcatcctgcagcgccgcattGATATGCTAGAAGAGCAGCTTGACACGACGGACAAGAGTCTGAAAGAAACTACCGAACAGCTCCGCCTCACCGATGTgcgtgctgagcagctTGAGCGCCAGATCCAGGGTGCtgagcaggagcgcgaTCAGTGGGAGCAAAAGTACGAGGAAGCCAACGAGAAGTACCAGGTCTCGAAGCGTGAACTCGACGAAGTGGTGCAGCAAATGGAAAGCTTATAA
- a CDS encoding serine/threonine-protein kinase encodes MLLGASSLTGFFGIPVRANGASAHQDKNEERFIARRRPTRSRTRTRSRNASRMIDQTGSISGTSAGWTRYSPKNHPLSPQNLLKRGYHTFTCFQMPFRVKKRYTLVRELGIGSYGCVALAYDSETDRHVAIKKMTRFFGKDVLTRRVLREVVCLRHLLDCPNIVEVIEFDVSFIEFNEVYLVLLACDADMFQIIRSTQELTHSHIKYFLVQLLRAVHYMHTAHIVHRDLKPSNLLVNANCTLCVCDFGMSRAFDSDNAEYLEKLASLGDPRTWDAAFKNFDSGMRESFYVNSIDITPAKEVSLRTDPSDHNTFLRFATVMSDDEKQEGSLPEMSNPVHYPGAPLTDYVSTRWYRAPEIMLCCHGGYGPAMDMWSVGCILAELLGRTPVFPGSDYVDQLARIHKVLGNPPESIRASVGSERAKEHLEAMGDSPGIPWSHIYPDAPEQALDLLSRMLQWDPQKRITAGEALSHPWLRRYREASYSAKTAQPFTRFDDLEYIFTPSEFKRAFEEESAAILRVFKMAQKELSPSKTTSSIQSSSSTCHNDVSVYESDTHTYMETENGRVTPSSEDDPALSLAPNSAYDLPSGVNSSIIPGSMMSNRQRGCASSHSLSDSEQRDQKMQKRTDKLEDTLFNRACAFIGWS; translated from the coding sequence ATGCTGCTGGGAGCTTCCAGTCTGACTGGTTTCTTTGGTATACCCGTAAGGGCCAATGGCGCATCAGCTCACCAGGACAAGAATGAAGAGAGATTTAttgcgcgtcggcggcctACGCGCTCGCGAACTCGAACGCGCTCTCGTAATGCCTCCAGGATGATTGACCAGACGGGCTCAATAAGTGGCACTTCGGCAGGCTGGACGAGGTACTCTCCCAAAAATCACCCTCTTTCGCCACAGAACCTACTGAAACGTGGTTACCATACTTTTACATGCTTTCAAATGCCATTTCGAGTAAAGAAACGCTACACATTAGTACGCGAACTGGGCATTGGCTCTTACGGTTGTGTCGCATTGGCTTACGACAGTGAGACGGACCGTCATGTGGCTATCAAAAAAATGACTCGCTTCTTTGGAAAAGATGTGCTCACGCGCAGAGTTCTTCGCGAGGTGGTATGTTTGCGTCATTTGTTAGACTGCCCTAATATTGTGGAAGTGATTGAGTTTGATGTCTCGTTCATTGAGTTTAACGAGGTGTACTTGGTCCTCTTAGCTTGTGACGCCGATATGTTCCAAATCATCCGCTCAACACAGGAGTTGACGCATTCGCATATCAAGTATTTTCTTGTCCAGCTTCTACGAGCAGTGCATTATATGCACACTGCCCATATTGTTCATCGAGATTTGAAGCCGAGCAATCTCCTTGTCAATGCAAACTGCACTCTTTGTGTTTGTGACTTTGGAATGTCGCGAGCCTTTGACTCTGATAATGCAGAATATCTCGAGAAGTTAGCTTCATTGGGCGATCCTCGTACGTGGGACGCAGCGTTCAAGAACTTCGATTCGGGTATGCGTGAATCTTTCTATGTCAATTCTATCGATATTACTCCGGCTAAAGAGGTGTCACTTCGTACTGACCCTTCTGACCATAATACTTTCCTGCGCTTTGCGACAGTCATGTCGGACGATGAAAAGCAAGAAGGATCCCTTCCAGAAATGTCCAACCCTGTCCACTATCCTGGTGCTCCTCTTACTGATTATGTTTCCACCCGTTGGTACCGAGCTCCTGAAATTATGCTATGTTGCCATGGCGGCTATGGACCGGCCATGGACATGTGGAGTGTGGGGTGTATTTTGGCCGAGTTACTTGGACGTACCCCTGTGTTCCCTGGCTCTGATTATGTGGACCAACTCGCTCGCATTCACAAAGTGCTTGGGAATCCACCCGAATCCATCAGGGCGAGTGTTGGCTCGGAGCGCGCGAAAGAGCATTTGGAGGCTATGGGAGACAGCCCTGGTATACCATGGTCACATATATACCCTGACGCGCCTGAGCAAGCGCTAGATCTTTTGTCCCGTATGTTGCAATGGGACCCGCAAAAGCGAATCACCGCGGGTGAAGCACTCTCGCATCCTTGGCTCCGGCGTTATCGTGAAGCGTCGTATTCAGCCAAAACGGCTCAGCCTTTTACACGCTTTGATGATCTTGAGTACATCTTCACCCCGTCTGAATTCAAGCGGGCATTTGAAGAAGAAAGTGCTGCTATTTTACGGGTGTTTAAGATGGCGCAAAAAGAGCTTTCTCCTTCAAAAACAACATCTAGCATACagtcgtcgtcttccacGTGTCACAACGATGTGTCTGTATACGAGTCTGATACTCATACGTATATGGAGACCGAAAATGGTCGCGTAACGCCCTCTAGTGAGGATGATCCGGCGCTCTCGCTAGCGCCCAACTCGGCATATGACTTGCCTTCTGGTGTCAACTCTTCCATTATTCCTGGCTCGATGATGTCGAACAGACAGAGGGGGTGTGCCTCTTCTCACAGTTTATCGGATTCTGAACAACGCGATCAGAAAATGCAGAAGAGAACCGACAAGCTCGAGGACACTCTTTTCAATCGGGCATGTGCTTTTATTGGATGGTCCTAA
- a CDS encoding PHD finger domain protein, producing the protein MSKHHPDVILCRKLPGISIGRLCEHCDGKCPICDSYVRPAELVRICDECNFGSYGGRCIVCGAPGVSDAYYCAECTRLEKDRDGCPKAINLGHTRMDALFNRKMQNMFQKG; encoded by the exons ATGTCCAA ACATCATCCAGATGTTATATTATGCAGAAAACTACCTGGTATCTCTATCGGTAGGCTATGTGAGCACTGTGATGGAAAATG TCCAATTTGCGACTCGTATGTGCGACCCGCCGAGTTGGTACGGATCTGCGATGAATGCAACTTCGGGTCTTATGGTGGCCGCTGCATTGTATGCGGTGCCCCTGGTGTTTCT GATGCGTACTATTGTGCCGAATGCACCCGACTCGAAAAAGACAGAGACGGCTGCCCCAAGGCAATCAACTTGGGTCATACGCGAATGGACGCCTTATTTAACAGGAAAATGCAAAACATGTTTCAAAAAGGCTAA
- a CDS encoding negative regulator of eIF2 kinase Gcn2p — MRPQRDVSEPEAPAKRPRVSVAAWVTSSTQSADTRELPAPTTCSEAYIRDRDSVFIGYVYPLVTASPTYRSALLENLSHVVHPLIPNDQFPPQFQDIAPKKRKSTHDMYAFRVMQLKPGRNGLGGPSDFGTAEGHDDDGETWGSEKIMRVIREMGASDVLVIVSRWYGGQMLGPVRFQHITHVARAALQKHFDLEALQECRQQLQSMDAKIQALRQAPVQSHAYEDLTMDRARRLLLARKKTLDALQRPKS, encoded by the coding sequence ATGCGACCCCAACGAGATGTGTCGGAGCCAGAGGCGCCGGCCAAGCGGCCCAGAGTGTCGGTCGCAGCATGGGTCACCTCATCCACACAGAGTGCAGATACAAGAGAGCTCCCCGCACCAACTACTTGCTCTGAAGCCTACATTCGCGATCGAGACTCTGTGTTTATTGGCTATGTATACCCACTCGTCACAGCATCACCGACGTATCGGAGCGCTTTGCTGGAAAATTTAAGCCACGTTGTACACCCCCTCATTCCGAATGACCAATTTCCACCGCAGTTCCAAGACATTGCGCCTAAAAAGCGGAAGAGTACGCATGATATGTACGCATTTCGCGTGATGCAGCTCAAACCTGGACGGAATGGATTGGGCGGACCGAGCGATTTCGGCACCGCTGAGGGacatgacgacgacggagAGACATGGGGCTCTGAAAAAATAATGCGCGTCATACGCGAAATGGGCGCAAGCGACGTTCTTGTGATTGTGAGCCGTTGGTACGGTGGTCAAATGCTGGGGCCCGTGCGATTCCAACACATTACCCATgtggcacgcgctgcgctccAAAAGCATTTCGATCTTGAGGCTTTGCAAGAGTGCCGCCAGCAGCTGCAAAGCATGGATGCCAAGATTCAGGCTCTGCGACAAGCACCCGTGCAGTCCCATGCATACGAAGACTTAACTATGGATCGGGCCAggcgcctcctcctcgCGCGAAAAAAGACGCTAGACGCACTTCAACGTCCTAAATCATAA
- a CDS encoding FUN14 family protein, producing MSMSLFRRLPISSPLVSGAVRAPPTMRMCVRPIVRTYRPMALAATVPRVASRSSFVGAAGLLAGGSLFMGGLLGWNDKSTHCEPAPVVEPPIDGNPKSMVNVYQLSFGTICGLCAGIFIKKGLKIIAFILGGAYILLQYLATKRLIHIDWNSFKNTYSSSVDRLAGPVDANQNKFQQLPLMRIWRRTIDFLTTDFQERATFIAGLVLGLRLG from the coding sequence ATGTCTATGAGCCTGTTCCGTCGTCTGCCCATTTCATCGCCGCTTGTATCGGGTGCAGTGCGGGCGCCTCCCACGATGCGTATGTGTGTGCGTcccatcgtgcgcacgtacCGTCCCATGGCGCTAGCAGCTACCGTGCCACGCGTggcttcgcgctcgagctttgtgggcgccgctggcctCTTGGCCGGTGGCTCGCTCTTCATGGGCGGGTTGCTTGGCTGGAATGACAAATCGACGCACTGTGAGCCAGCTCCTGTGGTTGAGCCACCGATTGATGGAAACCCAAAGAGCATGGTGAACGTGTACCAGCTCTCCTTTGGCACGATCTGCGGTCTGTGTGCTGGTATCTTTATTAAGAAGGGTCTGAAGATCATCGCGTTTATTCTTGGTGGTGCATATATTTTGCTGCAATACCTTGCCACGAAGCGCCTGATTCATATCGACTGGAACAGCTTCAAGAACACGTATTCTTCGTCGGTGGACCGCCTGGCTGGCCCCGTGGATGCAAACCAAAACAAGTTCCAGCAGCTGCCTCTCATGCGCATTTGGAGGCGCACTATCGATTTCCTGACGACCGACTTCCAAGAACGTGCCACGTTCATAGCCGGTCTTGTCTTGGGTCTCCGCCTCGGCTAA